TTCAGCATCAACTCTCTGCCCGTCAATATACATTTGGTATTTTATTAGTTCAGTCATGTTTTTTTCCTGATTTAAACTCATTTACAGAGGTTTATTTCATCAATCACTAAGGTAAGCAACGCACTCTATCTCTACTTTTATATCTACCAAAAAATCAGAGACCAAGGCCGAACGTGCAGGAGGATTATCAGCAAAATACTCACCATAAATAGCATTAAAGCCGGCAAAGTCTTCCCGACTTTTTAACCACACCATAGATTTCACTACATTTGCTAAGCTACAGCCACAGTCGCGAAGCGTTTCTTGAATATGTTCAATACAATTACGGGTCTGCTCTTCAATAGTCCCTTCGGTTAATGGCTTATTATCTTTCATGGGGATTTGCCCGGTTAGAAAAATAAAATTACCAGCCTTCACCGCTTTTGAAAGTGATAAGCGCCGACCATTAATAATAATCGGCTCACCTAATGTTTGTATTCCCTTCATAATATTCCCACTCCAATAGCGATTATTTGTCAGCTAGGCTAAGTGCATCCTCTAAAAAATTAATAAGTAATTTATTAACTTGTACTGGACTTTCAGCCAACGCCATATGTCGCAGTCCTTTTAGAATCTCTAGTTGGGAATTGGGTATTAACGAAGCCATACCCTGAGCCATTTCAACAGAATTACCAAAATCCTCCTCGCCAGTTAGAATTAAGA
Above is a window of Dasania marina DSM 21967 DNA encoding:
- a CDS encoding RidA family protein; this encodes MKGIQTLGEPIIINGRRLSLSKAVKAGNFIFLTGQIPMKDNKPLTEGTIEEQTRNCIEHIQETLRDCGCSLANVVKSMVWLKSREDFAGFNAIYGEYFADNPPARSALVSDFLVDIKVEIECVAYLSD